A region of Anticarsia gemmatalis isolate Benzon Research Colony breed Stoneville strain chromosome 10, ilAntGemm2 primary, whole genome shotgun sequence DNA encodes the following proteins:
- the NO66 gene encoding bifunctional lysine-specific demethylase and histidyl-hydroxylase NO66, whose amino-acid sequence MDSEQVSAFAMYKSNKSSNQAKKQKKRNKSRNLSSSQKIPSKLNVDEASKDIAKQLKRKQEKAKETKNIMKKKQHKKKKNKSKAKKSNSEKKISKKTEREEIPVLVHVPVSNKFPIESETEIEESVTSHYVSRTSNISGASNRVTEASNDHVYEVSDIGDTTSEGSDGSLEFVPVQTNSVEEGLKVFKWMIAPYDPDEFLKRVWEKKPLHIARNKPEYYKEILSTPAIDDMLRKDNIQFTKNIDVTSYVDGQKKNHNPDGRAHPHLVWDFYLNGCSVRLLNPQTFIPKIHLLSATMQEFFNSFVGANAYLTPPDSQGFAPHYDDIEAFIIQTEGKKHWRIYKPLDEDHVLPRVSSKNFDQSEIGEPILEVTLEAGDMLYFPRGYIHQAVTVDGEHSLHVTVSMYQKHAWADLFEKLIPGALQIAINENVELRKGLPFEIYDNFGLVHSDSQSPIRKQIADVVVSLFDKIRDYLPIDAAVDEMSKNYQQAALPPVLTDMEKAVTVFGDSDVMIENGKVTNRVEISLDTKIRLLRKNILRMVSEDRLKIYYHVENSLEYNETEVPYFELEEDLAPAIETLIVTYPEYVSVENLDLPNDSEKLQIADALWSRGLVMTEYPLENIDDD is encoded by the coding sequence ATGGATTCGGAGCAAGTGTCAGCATTTGCTATGTACAAAAGTAATAAGTCATCAAATCAggcaaaaaaacaaaagaaacgtAACAAATCGAGAAATCTATCATCCTCCCAGAAAATACCTTCTAAATTAAATGTAGACGAAGCATCAAAAGATATCGCCAAACAGCTCAAAAGGAAGCAGGAAAAGgcgaaagaaacaaaaaatattatgaaaaagaaacaacataaaaagaagaaaaataagagcaaagcaaaaaaatctaattcagagaaaaaaatatcaaagaaaaccGAACGTGAAGAAATACCAGTACTTGTGCATGTGCCAGTGTCAAACAAATTTCCCATTGAATCAGAAACAGAAATAGAAGAATCAGTAACCAGTCATTATGTCTCACGGACAAGTAATATTTCAGGAGCAAGCAATCGTGTCACAGAAGCTAGCAATGACCATGTGTATGAGGTGAGCGACATCGGTGACACTACTTCAGAAGGGAGTGATGGTAGTCTTGAATTTGTGCCAGTGCAAACAAACAGTGTGGAAGAAGGTCTTAAAGTATTCAAATGGATGATTGCTCCTTATGACCCTGATGAGTTTTTGAAAAGAGTGTGGGAAAAGAAACCGCTACACATAGCTAGGAATAAGCCAGAATACTACAAGGAAATACTTTCTACCCCTGCCATTGATGATATGTTACGGAAAGATAACATTCAGTTTACCAAGAATATAGATGTTACATCTTATGTAGATGGACAGAAAAAGAATCACAATCCTGATGGTAGAGCACATCCACATTTGGTATGGGACTTCTATTTGAATGGTTGTAGTGTGAGATTACTCAATCCACAAACATTCATACCAAAGATACATCTGTTGAGTGCTACGATGCAAGAATTTTTTAATTCCTTTGTTGGTGCCAATGCCTATTTAACTCCTCCAGACAGTCAGGGCTTTGCCCCACACTATGACGATATTGaagcatttataatacaaacaGAGGGGAAAAAACACTGGCGTATTTACAAACCTTTAGATGAAGATCATGTTTTGCCGAGGGTTTCTTCAAAGAATTTTGACCAAAGTGAAATAGGTGAACCTATACTGGAAGTAACATTAGAAGCAGGAGACATGTTGTATTTCCCCAGAGGATATATTCATCAAGCAGTCACAGTAGATGGTGAACATTCACTACATGTGACTGTTAGTATGTACCAAAAACATGCATGGGCGGACTTGTTTGAGAAACTGATTCCTGGTGCCCTTCAAATAgctataaatgaaaatgttgaaCTCAGAAAAGGCTTACCATTTGAGATTTACGACAATTTTGGCTTAGTGCATTCAGATTCCCAATCGCCTATTAGAAAACAGATAGCTGATGTAGTTGTGTCACTGTTTGACAAAATTCGAGATTATTTACCAATAGATGCAGCTGTAGATGAGATGAGCAAGAACTATCAGCAAGCAGCACTGCCCCCCGTCTTGACTGACATGGAGAAGGCAGTCACAGTGTTTGGTGATTCTGATGTCATGATAGAAAATGGAAAGGTCACCAATAGAGTGGAAATAAGTCTTGATACTAAGATCAGATTACtgcgtaaaaatatattgagaatGGTTTCAGAAGATAGGCTCAAGATATACTACCATGTTGAGAACTCTCTTGAATACAATGAAACTGAAGTACCATATTTTGAGTTAGAAGAGGATTTGGCTCCAGCCATAGAAACTTTAATTGTCACCTATCCAGAATATGTATCAGTGGAAAATCTAGACTTACCTAATGATTCGGAGAAATTACAGATAGCCGACGCCTTGTGGAGTAGGGGACTTGTCATGACTGAATATCCATTGGAAAATATTGACGATGATTAA